The Thiogranum longum genome includes a region encoding these proteins:
- the tpiA gene encoding triose-phosphate isomerase → MRQTLVAGNWKLNGSLESIKQLVAGITAGAGDTGNTQIAVCPPFVYIPLVSNLLADSKVDVGSQDISDQEYGAFTGEVSGPMLKDFNCTYAIVGHSERRALYGEDDAFTARKFAAARKFGLIPILCVGETLEEREQGITEDVVARQLDAVIELEGIDAIGDAVIAYEPVWAIGTGKTASPQQAQDVHAFIRGKLAGLNPGVADKVQILYGGSVKGSNAEELFAMADIDGGLIGGASLDAGDFLAICKAGN, encoded by the coding sequence ATGCGTCAGACACTGGTCGCCGGGAACTGGAAACTAAACGGTTCGCTGGAAAGCATCAAACAACTGGTTGCGGGCATTACTGCCGGCGCCGGGGATACCGGAAATACGCAGATTGCAGTCTGTCCGCCCTTTGTTTACATCCCGCTGGTTTCCAACCTGCTGGCTGACAGCAAGGTGGACGTCGGCAGTCAGGATATCAGTGACCAGGAGTACGGTGCTTTCACCGGTGAAGTCTCTGGTCCGATGTTGAAGGATTTTAACTGTACCTACGCCATTGTCGGCCACTCCGAGCGGCGTGCCCTGTACGGTGAAGACGATGCGTTTACAGCGCGTAAATTTGCGGCAGCACGCAAGTTCGGCCTGATCCCGATTTTATGTGTCGGTGAAACGCTCGAAGAACGCGAGCAGGGTATAACCGAAGATGTGGTTGCCCGCCAACTGGATGCGGTTATCGAGCTGGAAGGTATCGACGCCATTGGTGATGCAGTGATTGCCTACGAACCGGTGTGGGCAATTGGCACCGGCAAAACGGCTTCGCCGCAACAGGCGCAGGATGTACATGCGTTTATCCGCGGCAAGCTGGCCGGTCTGAACCCGGGTGTCGCAGACAAGGTGCAGATATTGTACGGCGGCAGTGTCAAGGGTAGTAATGCCGAGGAGTTGTTCGCCATGGCCGATATTGACGGTGGGCTTATCGGCGGGGCGTCGCTGGATGCCGGTGATTTCCTGGCTATCTGCAAAGCCGGAAACTGA
- the glmM gene encoding phosphoglucosamine mutase, protein MGRKYFGTDGIRGRVGEHPINAEFMLKLGWAMGRVLGCGASKRVVIGKDTRISGYMFESALEAGLSAAGLDIRLLGPMPTPGIAYLTRTLHACAGVVISASHNPHYDNGIKFFSADGTKLPDEVEAAIEEEIDKPMVTVPSERLGKAERVEDAYGRYIEFCKSTIPPRSSLAGMKVVVDCANGATYHIAPSVLDELGAEVIAIGVSPNGLNINDGCGSTYPQTLSEEVLRQQADLGIALDGDGDRLIMVDHKGEIVDGDELLYIIATSRQDADQLAGPVVGTLMTNLGLEHAFRDQGIAFMRANVGDRYVMELLESHGGVLGGESSGHIICLDRTSTGDGMVSALQVLATVAQRGKSLHELKQGMNKYPQHMINVPLARRIDIDSSTLIQDAVREAEACLDGRGRVLLRPSGTEPLIRVMVEGEDGALVLSQAQMLAEVVGRAVDTSSEAG, encoded by the coding sequence ATGGGAAGAAAGTATTTTGGTACTGACGGTATCCGCGGACGTGTCGGGGAGCACCCGATCAACGCCGAGTTCATGCTCAAGCTCGGCTGGGCGATGGGTCGTGTGCTGGGTTGCGGTGCGTCGAAGCGGGTCGTCATCGGCAAGGACACGCGGATTTCCGGTTACATGTTCGAGTCCGCGCTGGAAGCAGGTCTGTCTGCGGCCGGTCTTGATATCCGCCTGCTCGGCCCCATGCCCACGCCGGGTATCGCTTACCTGACGCGGACGCTGCATGCCTGCGCCGGTGTCGTTATCAGCGCGTCCCATAATCCACACTACGACAACGGCATCAAGTTTTTTTCCGCAGATGGCACAAAGCTGCCGGACGAGGTCGAAGCGGCCATAGAGGAAGAAATCGACAAGCCCATGGTTACTGTGCCATCGGAACGGCTTGGCAAGGCGGAGCGTGTCGAGGATGCCTACGGGCGCTATATCGAATTCTGCAAGAGTACTATTCCACCGCGCAGTTCACTGGCCGGTATGAAAGTCGTTGTCGATTGCGCCAATGGCGCGACCTATCACATTGCACCGAGCGTGCTTGATGAGCTGGGTGCCGAGGTGATCGCCATCGGCGTGTCGCCGAACGGCCTGAATATCAATGACGGTTGTGGTTCCACCTATCCGCAGACGTTAAGTGAAGAAGTGCTGCGACAACAGGCCGACCTGGGTATTGCGCTCGATGGTGACGGTGACCGCCTGATCATGGTCGATCACAAGGGTGAAATCGTCGATGGCGATGAATTGCTCTATATTATCGCGACTTCCCGCCAGGATGCCGACCAGTTGGCAGGTCCGGTGGTTGGCACGCTGATGACCAACCTAGGCCTGGAGCATGCTTTCCGTGACCAGGGTATTGCCTTTATGCGCGCCAACGTGGGTGACCGCTATGTGATGGAGTTGCTGGAGTCGCACGGTGGCGTACTCGGTGGTGAGTCGTCGGGTCATATCATCTGCCTCGATCGTACTTCGACCGGCGACGGTATGGTATCTGCCCTGCAAGTGCTTGCGACTGTGGCACAGCGTGGCAAGTCCCTGCACGAACTCAAGCAGGGCATGAACAAATACCCGCAGCATATGATCAACGTACCGCTGGCGCGGCGCATCGATATCGACAGCAGCACGCTGATCCAGGATGCCGTTCGCGAAGCCGAAGCCTGTCTCGATGGTCGGGGGCGAGTGCTGTTGCGTCCTTCCGGCACCGAGCCGTTAATCCGGGTCATGGTGGAGGGTGAGGATGGAGCGCTGGTGTTGTCACAGGCGCAAATGCTGGCCGAGGTGGTCGGGCGTGCGGTCGATACGTCCAGCGAGGCAGGCTGA
- a CDS encoding NADH-quinone oxidoreductase subunit A, with amino-acid sequence MLENYLPVLIFIAIGIGTGLVMTLMGFMLGTRKPDVEKTSPYECGFEAFEDTRMPFDVRYYLVAILFIIFDLEIAFLFPWAVVLDDIGWFGYIAMMIFLGILVIGFIYEWKKGALEWE; translated from the coding sequence ATGCTGGAGAATTACCTACCGGTCCTGATTTTTATTGCCATCGGCATAGGAACGGGGCTGGTCATGACCCTGATGGGTTTCATGCTGGGCACCCGTAAGCCCGACGTCGAGAAGACCTCGCCCTATGAATGTGGCTTCGAGGCCTTCGAGGACACCCGCATGCCCTTCGACGTGCGCTACTACCTCGTTGCCATCCTGTTTATTATCTTCGATCTGGAAATCGCCTTTCTGTTTCCCTGGGCCGTGGTGCTCGACGACATCGGCTGGTTCGGCTACATCGCCATGATGATTTTCCTCGGCATCCTCGTAATCGGCTTCATCTACGAGTGGAAAAAAGGGGCGCTGGAATGGGAGTAG
- the secG gene encoding preprotein translocase subunit SecG, translated as MFTTLLILQVLLGLAIIVLVLLQQGKGADMGAAFGAGSSGAVFGAGGGGSFFTRATAVLAALFFINSVLLSSPLVRDVQNADTSVTERVEVEKPAVPSDLPDTDIPAPADAAMDLPPADDMPEVPVEPSVPATDTPKQ; from the coding sequence ATGTTTACAACATTGTTAATTCTACAGGTACTGCTGGGGCTGGCCATTATTGTGCTGGTACTGTTGCAGCAGGGTAAGGGCGCTGATATGGGTGCTGCGTTTGGTGCAGGTTCATCCGGCGCCGTGTTCGGAGCCGGTGGAGGCGGGTCATTTTTCACCCGCGCCACAGCGGTGCTTGCAGCGCTGTTTTTTATTAACAGTGTATTGCTGTCCTCACCTCTGGTGAGGGACGTGCAGAATGCCGACACCAGTGTGACCGAGCGCGTAGAGGTTGAGAAACCTGCTGTCCCGTCGGATCTGCCTGATACCGATATCCCGGCACCCGCTGATGCGGCCATGGACCTTCCGCCAGCCGACGACATGCCGGAAGTACCGGTCGAGCCCTCCGTGCCGGCAACCGACACACCGAAACAGTAA
- a CDS encoding NADH-quinone oxidoreductase subunit C has protein sequence MQAKELLKQLQERFGDTLHEAVLLLDEVTIEIAPDDLLDTCRALRDEREFGFEQLIDVCGVDYLNHGVDEWATEETTTTGFSRGVDPKTAGRLPGLEEDLSVETPQQDRRFAAVYHLLSVTHNHRLRIRVYAPDLQLPVIPSVVEIWNGADWFEREAFDLFGILFEGHPDLRRILTDYGFIGHPFRKDFPLSGNVEVRYDPEKRRVVYQPVSIEPRVLVPKVIRGDELEPVTLDEAGDSDSEGEDDA, from the coding sequence ATGCAGGCAAAGGAACTTCTTAAACAGTTACAGGAACGCTTTGGCGATACGTTGCACGAAGCCGTGCTGTTGCTGGATGAAGTCACGATTGAAATAGCGCCGGATGATCTGCTCGACACCTGTCGTGCATTGCGCGACGAACGGGAGTTCGGGTTTGAGCAGTTGATCGACGTCTGTGGCGTCGATTACCTGAACCACGGCGTGGACGAATGGGCGACGGAGGAAACCACAACAACCGGCTTCAGCCGGGGTGTGGACCCGAAAACAGCAGGGCGGTTACCGGGGTTGGAGGAAGATCTTTCAGTGGAGACGCCGCAACAAGATCGGCGCTTTGCTGCGGTATACCACCTGCTGTCTGTCACGCATAACCACCGCTTGCGCATCCGGGTGTATGCCCCGGACCTCCAGTTACCGGTGATTCCGTCTGTGGTGGAAATCTGGAACGGTGCCGACTGGTTCGAGCGCGAGGCGTTCGACCTGTTCGGAATTCTGTTTGAAGGACATCCCGACCTGCGTCGTATCCTTACTGACTACGGTTTTATCGGTCATCCATTCCGCAAGGATTTCCCGTTAAGCGGCAACGTCGAAGTGCGCTACGATCCCGAGAAGCGGCGTGTTGTGTACCAGCCGGTCAGTATCGAACCGCGCGTGCTGGTGCCCAAGGTTATTCGTGGTGATGAACTGGAACCGGTCACGCTGGATGAGGCGGGTGACAGTGATAGTGAAGGCGAAGACGATGCCTGA
- a CDS encoding NADH-quinone oxidoreductase subunit D has protein sequence MPEIRNYTLNFGPQHPAAHGVLRLVLELDGETVQRADPHIGLLHRATEKLAESKPYNQSIGYMDRLDYVSMMCNEHAYVMSIEKLLGIEVPERAQYIRVMFDEITRILNHLLWLGAHGLDIGAMTVFLYTFREREDLMDCYEAVSGARLHATYYRPGGVYRDLPDRMPQYRESKWHGKDEVDRLNRNRQGSMLDFIEDFTERFPACVDEYETLLTDNRIWKQRTVDIGIVTPERALQLGMTGPMIRGSGIAWDLRKKQPYEVYDRMDFDIPVGVNGDCYDRYLVRIEEMRQSNRIIKQCIDWLRKNSGPVMIGDHKVAPPPREEMKQDMEALIHHFKLFTEGYCLPAGEAYAAVEHPKGEFGIYMISDGANKPYRVKIRAPGFAHLSSLDEMSQGHMLADVVAIIGTQDIVFGEVDR, from the coding sequence ATGCCTGAAATCAGGAATTACACCCTCAACTTCGGACCGCAGCATCCCGCTGCGCATGGTGTGTTGCGCCTGGTGCTGGAACTCGATGGTGAAACTGTACAGCGTGCCGACCCGCATATCGGTCTGCTGCACCGTGCCACCGAGAAGCTGGCCGAGAGCAAGCCCTACAACCAGAGCATCGGTTACATGGATCGGCTCGATTACGTATCGATGATGTGCAACGAGCACGCCTACGTCATGTCCATCGAAAAACTGCTGGGTATCGAGGTGCCGGAACGTGCGCAGTATATCCGCGTTATGTTCGATGAAATAACCCGCATTCTTAATCACCTGTTGTGGCTGGGTGCGCACGGGCTTGATATTGGTGCCATGACAGTGTTCCTGTATACCTTCCGCGAACGTGAAGACCTGATGGATTGCTACGAGGCCGTTTCGGGCGCGCGCCTGCATGCCACCTATTACCGTCCGGGTGGCGTCTACCGCGATTTGCCTGATCGCATGCCGCAGTACCGGGAATCAAAATGGCACGGCAAGGACGAGGTCGATCGCCTGAATCGCAATCGACAGGGTTCCATGCTCGATTTTATCGAGGACTTTACCGAACGTTTCCCGGCCTGCGTGGACGAATACGAAACCCTGCTCACCGATAACCGTATCTGGAAACAGCGTACCGTCGATATCGGTATTGTCACGCCGGAGCGCGCCCTGCAACTGGGTATGACCGGCCCCATGATCCGCGGTTCCGGCATCGCCTGGGACCTGCGCAAGAAACAGCCCTATGAAGTCTATGACCGCATGGACTTCGACATCCCGGTGGGTGTGAACGGTGACTGCTATGACCGTTACCTGGTGCGCATCGAGGAAATGCGGCAGTCCAACCGTATTATCAAACAGTGCATCGACTGGCTGCGTAAAAATTCCGGCCCGGTAATGATCGGTGATCACAAGGTGGCACCGCCCCCGCGTGAAGAGATGAAGCAGGACATGGAAGCCTTGATACACCACTTTAAACTGTTTACCGAGGGCTATTGCCTGCCCGCCGGTGAAGCCTATGCGGCGGTGGAGCACCCGAAAGGCGAGTTTGGTATCTACATGATTTCCGACGGGGCCAACAAGCCTTACCGCGTAAAGATACGCGCGCCGGGCTTTGCACACCTGTCGTCGCTCGATGAAATGTCGCAGGGGCACATGCTGGCCGACGTGGTAGCGATTATCGGTACCCAGGACATCGTATTTGGCGAGGTGGATCGTTGA
- the ftsH gene encoding ATP-dependent zinc metalloprotease FtsH translates to MAKNILLWVIIAVVLMSVFNNFGPPAPRAQSVPYSEFIADVKAGRVQSVVIDGRVVKGLRTSGEKFSTYTPNDPEMINDLLSNGVEVKAQPPEQDSLLMQVFISWFPMLLLIGVWIFFMRQMQGGGGGRGAMSFGKSRARMLGEDQIKVTFNDVAGVEEAKEEVAELVEFLRDPGKFQKLGGKIPRGVLMVGSPGTGKTLLARAIAGEAKVPFFTISGSDFVEMFVGVGASRVRDMFEQAKKHAPCIIFIDEIDAVGRHRGAGLGGGHDEREQTLNQLLVEMDGFEGNEGVIVIAATNRPDVLDPALLRPGRFDRQVVVPLPDVRGREQILKVHLRKVPAADDVKPSIIARGTPGFSGADLANLVNEAALFAARANKRLVDMDDLEKAKDKIMMGAERKSMVMSEDEKKLTAYHEAGHAIVGRLVPSHDPVYKVSIIPRGRALGVTMFLPEEDRYSFSKQRLESQISSLFGGRIAEELIFGPEMVTTGASNDIQRATELARNMVTKWGLSERLGPLTYSEEEGEVFLGHSVTQHKNVSDETAHTIDAEIRSIIDRNYQRAEHLLKENLDKLHSMAEALIKYETIDSDQINDIMSGKPPRPPQDWDDDQSRGSGKAAPAEEESKGTSEGSDPIGGPAGQH, encoded by the coding sequence ATGGCGAAAAATATCCTGCTCTGGGTGATCATTGCGGTCGTCCTGATGTCAGTATTCAACAACTTCGGACCTCCGGCACCCCGTGCACAGAGTGTTCCTTATTCCGAATTCATTGCCGATGTTAAAGCCGGTCGTGTACAGAGTGTTGTGATCGATGGTCGTGTCGTCAAGGGTCTGCGCACCAGTGGCGAGAAGTTCTCGACCTATACGCCCAACGATCCTGAAATGATCAATGACCTGTTATCCAACGGTGTCGAAGTCAAGGCGCAACCGCCGGAACAGGACTCGCTGTTGATGCAGGTGTTCATTTCCTGGTTCCCGATGCTGTTACTGATCGGTGTGTGGATATTCTTCATGCGCCAGATGCAGGGCGGCGGCGGTGGCCGTGGTGCCATGTCGTTCGGCAAGAGTCGGGCGCGCATGCTCGGCGAAGACCAGATCAAGGTCACTTTCAATGATGTTGCCGGCGTCGAGGAAGCCAAGGAAGAAGTCGCCGAGCTGGTCGAGTTCCTGCGCGACCCCGGCAAGTTCCAGAAGCTGGGCGGCAAGATTCCGCGTGGCGTGTTGATGGTGGGCTCACCGGGTACCGGTAAAACCCTGCTGGCGCGTGCCATTGCCGGTGAGGCGAAGGTGCCGTTTTTCACCATTTCCGGTTCTGACTTCGTGGAAATGTTCGTCGGTGTCGGCGCCTCCCGTGTGCGTGACATGTTCGAGCAGGCCAAGAAACATGCGCCGTGCATTATCTTTATCGATGAGATCGATGCCGTCGGTCGCCACCGTGGTGCCGGCCTTGGCGGCGGTCACGACGAACGTGAACAAACCCTTAATCAGTTGCTGGTGGAGATGGATGGTTTTGAAGGCAACGAAGGCGTTATCGTCATTGCGGCAACCAACCGTCCCGACGTGCTTGATCCTGCGTTACTGCGCCCCGGTCGTTTTGATCGACAGGTGGTGGTGCCATTGCCGGATGTGCGCGGTCGCGAGCAGATTCTGAAGGTTCACCTGCGCAAGGTGCCGGCGGCGGATGACGTCAAGCCGTCCATTATCGCGCGTGGTACTCCCGGGTTTTCCGGTGCTGATCTTGCCAACCTGGTGAATGAAGCCGCGTTGTTTGCTGCGCGTGCCAACAAGCGCCTGGTGGACATGGATGATCTTGAAAAGGCGAAAGACAAGATCATGATGGGCGCCGAGCGCAAGTCCATGGTGATGAGCGAGGACGAGAAGAAACTCACGGCCTATCACGAGGCCGGGCATGCTATTGTCGGTCGCCTGGTGCCCTCGCATGATCCGGTCTACAAGGTCAGTATCATTCCGCGTGGTCGGGCGCTGGGTGTCACCATGTTCCTGCCCGAGGAAGACCGTTACAGTTTCAGCAAGCAGCGACTGGAAAGCCAGATCTCCAGCCTGTTCGGCGGGCGTATTGCCGAAGAGCTGATCTTTGGCCCCGAGATGGTGACGACCGGAGCCTCAAACGATATTCAGCGTGCGACCGAACTGGCGCGAAACATGGTAACCAAGTGGGGCCTGTCGGAAAGACTGGGTCCGCTGACCTACAGCGAGGAAGAAGGTGAAGTCTTCCTGGGGCATTCGGTGACCCAGCACAAGAATGTGTCGGATGAAACCGCACATACCATCGATGCCGAAATCCGTTCCATTATTGATCGCAACTACCAGCGCGCCGAACACCTGTTGAAAGAAAACCTCGACAAGTTGCACAGTATGGCGGAAGCGTTGATCAAGTATGAAACCATTGATTCGGATCAGATCAATGACATCATGTCGGGCAAACCACCGCGACCCCCGCAGGACTGGGACGATGATCAGTCCCGTGGCAGCGGCAAAGCAGCCCCGGCTGAAGAAGAGAGCAAGGGCACCAGCGAAGGTAGTGACCCGATCGGTGGCCCGGCCGGGCAGCACTAG
- a CDS encoding NuoB/complex I 20 kDa subunit family protein, which produces MGIEGILEEGFVTTSADKLINWARTGSLWPMTFGLACCAVEMMQAGASRYDLDRFGVVFRPSPRQSDVMIVAGTLCNKMAPALRKVYDQMSEPRWVISMGSCANGGGYYHYSYSVVRGCDRIVPVDIYVPGCPPTAEALLYGIIQLQNKIRRTNTIAR; this is translated from the coding sequence ATGGGAATAGAAGGCATTCTCGAAGAAGGCTTCGTCACCACCTCCGCCGACAAGCTGATCAACTGGGCGCGTACCGGTTCGCTGTGGCCAATGACCTTCGGTCTCGCCTGCTGTGCAGTGGAAATGATGCAGGCCGGTGCCTCGCGCTATGACCTGGACCGTTTCGGCGTCGTCTTCCGTCCCAGCCCGCGCCAGTCCGATGTGATGATCGTGGCCGGCACCCTGTGTAACAAGATGGCTCCGGCATTGCGCAAGGTCTACGACCAGATGTCGGAACCGCGCTGGGTGATTTCCATGGGTTCATGCGCCAACGGCGGCGGCTACTACCACTATTCCTACTCGGTCGTGCGTGGTTGCGACCGTATTGTGCCGGTCGATATTTACGTGCCCGGCTGTCCCCCTACGGCTGAAGCGCTGCTATACGGCATTATACAATTACAGAACAAGATTCGCCGCACCAACACCATCGCGCGCTGA
- a CDS encoding DUF4149 domain-containing protein, giving the protein MPSARLHAGERILLTLWVGGLWAIGYMVAPALFATLEDRALAGTLAGVMFNIIAWVGLACGSLLLLFNQIQHPQKRLNLRAVVLLIMLALTAIGQFVLAPAVADMRVEGLAGSEAFATMHGIASIAYLFTSILGLVLVVARQEN; this is encoded by the coding sequence ATGCCTTCAGCCCGATTACACGCTGGCGAACGCATCCTGCTGACACTGTGGGTCGGCGGTCTGTGGGCCATCGGCTACATGGTCGCACCGGCCCTGTTTGCCACCCTTGAAGATCGAGCGCTGGCCGGTACCCTGGCTGGCGTCATGTTCAACATCATCGCCTGGGTGGGCCTGGCCTGCGGCAGCCTGCTGTTGCTTTTTAACCAGATTCAACATCCACAAAAACGCCTGAACCTGCGTGCTGTGGTGTTGCTGATTATGCTGGCGCTTACCGCGATCGGTCAGTTTGTACTGGCGCCCGCCGTCGCGGACATGCGTGTTGAGGGGCTCGCAGGTAGCGAGGCATTCGCCACAATGCACGGCATCGCTTCGATCGCCTACCTTTTTACCAGCATACTCGGGTTGGTGCTGGTCGTGGCGCGCCAGGAAAACTGA
- a CDS encoding YhbY family RNA-binding protein, translating to MSLSEQQKKHLRGLGHKLKPVIMVGNNGLTKSLLDEFERSIAHHELIKVKLSVGDHETRDKAIADMCEHSHAQLIQRVGNMALLFRKRKKKSAFESL from the coding sequence ATGTCACTGTCGGAACAACAGAAAAAGCATCTGCGCGGGCTTGGCCACAAACTCAAGCCGGTTATCATGGTCGGCAACAACGGGCTAACCAAGTCATTGCTGGATGAGTTCGAGCGCTCAATCGCGCACCACGAACTGATCAAGGTCAAGCTGTCTGTCGGCGACCATGAAACGCGTGACAAGGCAATCGCCGACATGTGCGAGCACAGCCATGCACAACTGATCCAGCGCGTAGGCAACATGGCCCTGCTGTTCCGCAAGAGAAAGAAAAAATCCGCCTTCGAATCGCTGTAG
- the greA gene encoding transcription elongation factor GreA, which produces MSDKVPLTKKGAEKLREELQRLKMVDRPRIIAAIAEARAHGDLKENAEYHAAREQQSFAEGRIKEIDGKLSNATIIDVTELDAGGKVVFGATVVIVDEDTGDEVTYQIVGEDEANIKEGRISFSSPIARALIGKFQDDVVTVVTPGGEKTFEIVEVRYE; this is translated from the coding sequence ATGAGCGACAAGGTTCCATTGACAAAAAAAGGGGCGGAAAAGCTGCGTGAAGAGTTACAGCGGCTCAAGATGGTAGACCGTCCGCGTATCATAGCGGCGATTGCCGAGGCCCGTGCACACGGTGACCTGAAAGAAAATGCCGAGTATCACGCTGCGCGGGAACAACAGAGTTTTGCCGAGGGTCGCATCAAGGAAATCGATGGCAAGCTCTCCAACGCCACCATTATTGATGTGACGGAGCTGGACGCCGGTGGCAAAGTCGTGTTTGGTGCCACCGTGGTTATCGTCGATGAAGACACCGGCGATGAGGTGACCTACCAGATCGTCGGTGAAGACGAAGCGAACATCAAGGAAGGACGGATTTCCTTCAGCTCGCCGATTGCACGCGCACTGATCGGAAAGTTCCAGGATGATGTGGTCACGGTGGTAACGCCAGGCGGCGAGAAAACCTTCGAGATTGTCGAAGTCCGGTATGAATAA
- the rlmE gene encoding 23S rRNA (uridine(2552)-2'-O)-methyltransferase RlmE, with protein sequence MSRTKSSNRWLREHFNDEYVKRAQREGYRSRAVYKLDEIQQRDRVLKPGMTVVDLGAAPGGWSQYALPLVGRKGKIMAMDILPMDPLPGVDFLQGDFREDTVLESLMKMLDGREIDLVLSDIAPNMSGAEAVDIPRSMYLVELAVDFADQVLKPGGDMLVKVFQGEGFDALVRNLRKHYNKVLIRKPKASRPRSREVYALARGKKV encoded by the coding sequence ATGTCCAGGACCAAGAGCAGCAACCGCTGGTTGAGAGAGCATTTTAATGATGAGTATGTGAAGCGGGCCCAGCGCGAGGGGTACCGTTCGCGTGCCGTTTACAAGCTCGACGAAATCCAGCAGCGTGACCGGGTCCTTAAACCGGGGATGACGGTTGTGGACCTGGGCGCCGCCCCTGGGGGCTGGAGCCAGTATGCGTTGCCGCTCGTCGGCCGTAAGGGAAAAATCATGGCCATGGACATCCTGCCCATGGATCCCTTGCCCGGTGTGGACTTTCTGCAGGGTGATTTCCGCGAAGATACTGTGCTTGAATCGCTGATGAAAATGCTCGATGGCAGGGAGATTGACCTTGTATTGTCGGACATCGCCCCCAATATGAGTGGGGCGGAAGCCGTGGACATCCCGCGATCGATGTATCTTGTGGAATTGGCAGTGGATTTTGCCGACCAGGTGCTGAAACCCGGGGGCGATATGCTGGTCAAGGTGTTCCAGGGCGAAGGTTTTGACGCGCTGGTGCGTAACCTTCGCAAGCACTACAACAAGGTGCTGATCCGTAAACCGAAGGCCTCTCGACCACGCAGTCGTGAGGTTTATGCGCTGGCCCGGGGTAAGAAAGTATAG
- the folP gene encoding dihydropteroate synthase codes for MRLDCNGRFLDLTRPQVMGVLNVTPDSFSDGGDFFSPEKALQHAFDMEAAGAAIIDIGGESTRPGAQEVSLQDELERVIPVIERLQPRLGVPISIDTQKPEVMCAAVAAGAGLINDVNALRAPGAVEAAADCDVPVCLMHMQGDPRTMQSAPEYDNVVDEVRDFLLQRAGVCKNVGIPGERILLDPGFGFGKTVEQNLALLAGLKELVDRGYPVLVGLSRKSMIGKLLGVDVEERLPASLALAVLAVERGARLVRAHDVAETRQALQMCIALQETGKR; via the coding sequence ATGCGGCTGGATTGCAACGGCAGGTTTCTGGATCTGACACGCCCGCAGGTGATGGGCGTACTCAATGTCACCCCCGATTCATTTTCCGACGGGGGTGATTTTTTTTCGCCTGAAAAAGCCCTGCAGCATGCATTCGACATGGAGGCGGCCGGTGCGGCGATTATCGATATCGGTGGCGAATCCACGCGTCCCGGTGCACAGGAAGTCTCCTTGCAGGACGAGCTTGAGCGGGTGATCCCGGTGATCGAACGGCTCCAGCCGCGGCTCGGTGTGCCGATATCTATTGATACGCAAAAGCCCGAAGTGATGTGCGCCGCTGTCGCGGCCGGTGCGGGCTTGATCAACGATGTCAATGCCTTGCGTGCACCGGGCGCAGTTGAAGCGGCTGCCGACTGTGACGTGCCAGTGTGTCTGATGCACATGCAGGGTGACCCACGCACCATGCAATCTGCCCCGGAATATGACAATGTGGTCGACGAAGTACGTGATTTTCTCCTGCAGCGCGCCGGGGTTTGCAAAAACGTCGGTATTCCCGGGGAGCGCATCCTGCTGGACCCGGGCTTTGGCTTCGGTAAAACCGTTGAACAGAATCTTGCGTTACTGGCCGGGCTCAAAGAGCTGGTCGACAGGGGGTATCCTGTACTCGTCGGCCTGTCGAGAAAATCGATGATCGGGAAACTGCTGGGCGTGGATGTCGAAGAACGCCTGCCCGCCAGCCTGGCGCTGGCGGTGCTGGCGGTTGAAAGGGGGGCAAGGCTGGTACGGGCACACGATGTTGCCGAGACCCGGCAGGCGTTGCAGATGTGTATTGCGTTACAGGAAACGGGCAAGAGGTAG